In Sphingobacterium sp. SRCM116780, the genomic stretch AGAGACGGGACACCCTTCATTTAAAAGAGGTTGAGCGATACTTGATTCGATCGGTTAAACTCAAAACGTTTGAATATATTCGAAATAAGGTTTCTCGTCAACAACATATTGAAAACTTTACCAGTGAGCGTGAAACTCATTATACAGAAGATCCTTTAGTTGCAGAGGAGTTATCGCAAAAGATTTCAAGATTGATAAATGACTTACCTAAACAATGTAAGAACGTATTTCAGATGAGTAGAAATCAGGGTCTTACAAATAAAGAAATTGCGCATAAATTATATATTTCTGAAAGAGCTGTAGAATATCATATATCTAAAGCCTTAAAGGCTTTAAAAACTGAACTCACGGATTATATCTGTTAAATTTGTATATTGAAAAAGAAATCCTGTACTTTTGTTTAGCAATATATAATAATGCAAGTTGATCATAAACTGATAGAAAAATATCATCTGAACCAATGTACCCCAGAAGAAAAGATTCTTGTGGAAGAATGGCTTTTAGATGATACCTTGAGTTTGTCCTCACTTACAATGCCCGCTCGGGATAAAGATCAACTACAGCTAAAAATATGGGAAGAGCTGAGTACACATATAAACAAACCTTTACCTGAAACTAAAGCTCCTACTAAGAAATTCTCCTTTAAGTATATCAGTATTGCGGCTTCTCTACTTATAATCTTAGGATTTAGTATATATCGATTTACTGTAAGCAAAGAAGATACCTACGCTTTATTTGATAATAGCGCTAATGCTAACCTGAAATATATTGAGAAAAATAGTTATGAACTTATTCTAGGAAAACATGCTTCCGCACGGATCAACATGGATACGGGAGAGTTTTATACGGTAGGAAATATGATGTTGACTCCTAAAAAAGATTTCACTTACACTTTTCCTGGAAGCTCTACCAAAAAAGAATTAAAAAATGGAGAAATATACTTCATTTTGGATGCTAAAAATACAGGTAAGCAAGTCATACTTTCTAAATCTGAACTTACTTTTTTAGCTCCAACCATACAACATCAACTTAAACGCCAATTTAATATCATTTAGTGCGACGCTTATTTATACAAGTTTTCATGCGATTAAACCGTATTTCTAAATTTGCTTGTCTGCTATTAGTCGTTTTCATGATCGGTTGTATAGGGCACGATGAGAGCATCAATATTAAGGATAAGTATAGCCTATTCATCATGAATAAAAACTTAGGCAATACCATCATTACGACCAATTCCATTGATTCAGGAAACATTGCTATCATACAACAAGGTGTAGATTTACCGACGCAACAATTCGATCGTAGTATTATTATTAAAGACGGTCATTTTTATCATATTAACGAAAACAAATTTAAAAAATTTGAACTCCAACAGACTGGTTTAAAAGAAATAGCTAGCATTCCTATGTTGGATCAGCATATTGAAAATATAAACTGGATCTCGAAGGATACTGTATTGTTATTTACCATAGATAATAAGAGTTACAGCAAATTGACCTATTATAAAATTGCCGTTAACGATTTCACAGTCCTACAACAGCAGGAAATTCAGCTTCCGCTTACACATACTGATTATAAGATTCTCTCCATTGGTTTCAGTACGCTACAGCATGATCGTCTCATCGTCGGTTATACTTTTAATCGGGTTATTAATGAAACTGATTTCACGACGATAGATACTATGTATATGGCAACACTGGATCCGCAGACCTTGCAATTACAACATATTCAAAAAGATACTCGGTCTACTTATCCTGGAGGGATCAATACGGTTCAATCCTATAGTTTTAAAGATGAAAAGGGAAACTTCTATTTCATGAGTTGTCCTGGAATTGCACTTGGAAATAATCTGACTAAGCCAACAGCCATCTTTAAGATCAATCAAAATAGCACTGAAATTGATCCTAGTTACTTTTTCAATCTGACGGCACAAACTCAGAATCATGCTTATGGCATGTGGTACTTAGGAAACAATGAAGCTATTGTTCGTAGTGAACGCAAGGATCGATATACTGATTTTAGCGATCATCATTCTACCTACCAGTTCGAGTATTATTTGGTTGATCTTATTAAACAAACAACTCACAAATTAGCCCTTCCCTACGATAAGGGAACGCGTAAAGAATCCGTTCTGGTAAAAAATGGAAAGGCTTATATCACGATTGATGACGCAGAAGACCAGCATCAAGTTTGGATATATAATATCCAAACGAAAAGAATTGATACAGGTTTAAAACTAGACAAAGAGACCGATTTCATCGTTCGCATCGACCAATTGTATTAATTTTTCAAACTGAAATACAATCAGTTATAAATTAATTTCCTATATAATCATTTTTGACCTTCGGTAGATTTAGACTTATGCAACATTCTTATGTATAATTAATCTAAATAACAGAATGTTAAAATTAAAAATAATATGGTTAACGCTACTCTTAATCATATCGTTTACTTCTTTCGCACAACAAATAGGAACACTTAAAGGAAAAGTAAATTCAAATGAACCTCTTGAAGGTGCAAGTATTAGCTTAAAGGGAACATCAAGAGGTGCCATAACAAATGGAAATGGCGAGTTCTCGATTACAAATATCCCCTATGACACTTATATTTTAACAATCTCTGCTGTTAGTTATAAAAACCTGGAAAAGAGAATTACGATTAGTCAATCGCTGGTTGAGCTTAACGACATTAAATTAAAAGTAGCTAGCAAATCTTTAGAGGAAGTTACCATCCAAGGAAAAACTGAAGGGAAAAAAATCAAAGAAACTGGTTTTAATGTCAATGTCATTGACACCAAACAGTATGCAAATACCAATGCTGATATCAATCAAATCCTCAATAGAAGTACGGGTATAAAAATCAGAGAGCAAGGTGGTCTTGGGTCAAAATTTTCTCTTTCCATGAATGGGTTATCAGGTAGTCACATTAAATTTTTTATTGATGGCGTTCCTATTGAATCCTTTGGTAGCGGAATGAGTTTAAATAATATTCCTGTAAACATTGCAGAACGAATTGAAGTGTACAAAGGTGTAGTTCCAGCTCATCTGGGATCTGATGCATTAGGCGGAGCTATTAATATCGTTACAAATCGTGATCATAAAAGGAGCTTAGATGCGAGTTATAGTCTAGGTTCATTCAATACACATCGAGCAGCCATAAGTACTGGTTATAAGAATCCAAAAAATGGGGTAATTCTAAATTTTAACAGTTATTATAATTATTCAAATAATGATTATTTGATGAAAAGTAATCCTAAAGCTAATGTCTATCTGGAAGTACCCTCGGAAACCGTTAGTGGAAAGTTTGATACGCTACGTACCGCTCGAAGATTTCATAATGACTACCGATCCTACATGGCACAGGTCGAGGCTGGAGTAGCGGATAAAAAATGGGCCGATATTGCAATATTGGGTTTGAATTATAACTATACTTATGATCAACAACAAACTGGGGCTACTCAGGAAAAGGTTATTGGAAATGTTTTCAGCAATAGCAATAGTATTACGCCTAGTTTCAGATACAGAAAAAATAAGCTTTTCTTAGAGCGACTTGCTGCGACAGTTTATGCCAATTATTCTAAAAGTGAAAATGTAATTACAGATACCAGTTCTTGGACTTACTATTTCTGGAATGGAAAACCAGATAAATATTTCCCCAATTCTGGAGAATTATCGTCGCATAAGTCGATCATGCATCAAAAAACGGATAATAGCTTCTCTCAACTGAATTTAAATTACAAAGTGGGATTGAATCATTTCCTAACTTTCAATTATAATTTAAATACACATAGAAGAGAGGATTACAATGAAATTGATCCCTACAATGATTTTTACAATAAAACAAATCAAATTATTAGAACTACAGCTGGATTAAATTATCAACATTATTTATCGAATCAACGGTTTAACAATTCCTTTTTTATAAAAAAATACGGGTTATCAGGAAAAAGCAATGATTCGGAGAAAAATTCAAAGAACTATGTTGGTTATGGTGCTGTTACGAACATCAAAATTTGGAGAACATTAGGTGTCAAGCTGTCCTATGAGCATGCTTATCAGTTACCGAGTTTTACGCAACTTTTTGGGGATGGGTTAAATGTGGACGGGAATGTCAATTTGAATCCTGCAAATAGTGACAACTATAATTTGAATCTCTATTATTCGACGACATTTGGTCATCACTTCTTGAGTTTGGATGCTTCTACTTTTTACAGGAATGCCAAAGACTACATCGTTACTAAAACTTATGAAAGTGCTGCAGGTCCACGTATTTATTCAACGAATGAAGGTGGAATTAAGATAAATGGTGGTGATTTTGAAATCAAATATCTGTATAAATCTTCATTACAAGCGGTATTAAATATGAGTTATTACAATGCTGTTGATCGGGAGAGGTATATCATAGGCACCAATCGAGAAAAAATTACCTATGGCAGCCGGACTCCGAATGAACCATGGTTATTTGGAAATGCTGATATCAGCTATGGTAAGAATGATGTATTTGGAGGAAAAGCAAATAGAATCCAAATGAACTATTATATTCAGTTCGTCAACAACTACTCTTTAAGTTGGTCAAAACTAGGCGATTCATCAACAAAAGATTACATTCCGGAACAATACATTCATAATATTAGCTTGACCTACTCTTTAGCTAATAACAAGTACAACATTACTGCCGAAGGAAGAAATATTACGGATCAAATCGCATATGATGTTTTCAAACAGCAGAAACCTGGTCGGTCATTCTATCTAAAATTTAGATACTACCTACACGCAACAAATTAAAATCATTTAAAATTAAATATCATGTTAAAATCTATTACAAAAAACATTAGTTTACTGGCTATTGTAACAATCTCATTGGCTAGTTGCAGTAAATCTAGCCCCGACGTTAAAGTTCCCGATGCTTCAGACGGAAATTTTGCTCTAAAATATAGTACAGACAACGGTTCCTTTATGCTTCCTGTGAAAGATTTAATGTCTGGCACTATTTCTCCTATTGGAACGGGCACAGATGTTACCAGTATGTTCCCTTGGGAGGAGAATGTCATCCAAAAGGGTAAATATTTTTATTCGATCGATCCTAATGCTGCCAAATTTGGAAAATATAGTTTTGAGGATGGCGTATTAAAAACAGTACAGGTGATTCCATTTACAAATTTAACCGCTCTGTACATTGGTTGGCACAGCTGGTTGGACAATGATCGTTTAGCTATTGGGCCAAGAAATAGCAATGAATACGCGATTATTAATACCAGTACTATGCAGGTGGAGGTTAGTGGAACGATCACTTCCGAGACGCAAATCCCAAAAGATCATAACATGAGAATTTATGCTTTTTTACCTCAGGGCAATAAAGTTGTTTTAGGGTATTGTTTGTATAATAATATCAGCAAGGTAAGTTATGATACGACTTACACAGCAGTGGTTGATTACCCTAGT encodes the following:
- a CDS encoding RNA polymerase sigma-70 factor, which produces MESGIFIINTKSFEQIYLQYWEGMFAFCLKNIQDEDLAKEIIQEVFKSLWERRDTLHLKEVERYLIRSVKLKTFEYIRNKVSRQQHIENFTSERETHYTEDPLVAEELSQKISRLINDLPKQCKNVFQMSRNQGLTNKEIAHKLYISERAVEYHISKALKALKTELTDYIC
- a CDS encoding DUF4374 domain-containing protein, which encodes MRLNRISKFACLLLVVFMIGCIGHDESINIKDKYSLFIMNKNLGNTIITTNSIDSGNIAIIQQGVDLPTQQFDRSIIIKDGHFYHINENKFKKFELQQTGLKEIASIPMLDQHIENINWISKDTVLLFTIDNKSYSKLTYYKIAVNDFTVLQQQEIQLPLTHTDYKILSIGFSTLQHDRLIVGYTFNRVINETDFTTIDTMYMATLDPQTLQLQHIQKDTRSTYPGGINTVQSYSFKDEKGNFYFMSCPGIALGNNLTKPTAIFKINQNSTEIDPSYFFNLTAQTQNHAYGMWYLGNNEAIVRSERKDRYTDFSDHHSTYQFEYYLVDLIKQTTHKLALPYDKGTRKESVLVKNGKAYITIDDAEDQHQVWIYNIQTKRIDTGLKLDKETDFIVRIDQLY
- a CDS encoding TonB-dependent receptor produces the protein MLKLKIIWLTLLLIISFTSFAQQIGTLKGKVNSNEPLEGASISLKGTSRGAITNGNGEFSITNIPYDTYILTISAVSYKNLEKRITISQSLVELNDIKLKVASKSLEEVTIQGKTEGKKIKETGFNVNVIDTKQYANTNADINQILNRSTGIKIREQGGLGSKFSLSMNGLSGSHIKFFIDGVPIESFGSGMSLNNIPVNIAERIEVYKGVVPAHLGSDALGGAINIVTNRDHKRSLDASYSLGSFNTHRAAISTGYKNPKNGVILNFNSYYNYSNNDYLMKSNPKANVYLEVPSETVSGKFDTLRTARRFHNDYRSYMAQVEAGVADKKWADIAILGLNYNYTYDQQQTGATQEKVIGNVFSNSNSITPSFRYRKNKLFLERLAATVYANYSKSENVITDTSSWTYYFWNGKPDKYFPNSGELSSHKSIMHQKTDNSFSQLNLNYKVGLNHFLTFNYNLNTHRREDYNEIDPYNDFYNKTNQIIRTTAGLNYQHYLSNQRFNNSFFIKKYGLSGKSNDSEKNSKNYVGYGAVTNIKIWRTLGVKLSYEHAYQLPSFTQLFGDGLNVDGNVNLNPANSDNYNLNLYYSTTFGHHFLSLDASTFYRNAKDYIVTKTYESAAGPRIYSTNEGGIKINGGDFEIKYLYKSSLQAVLNMSYYNAVDRERYIIGTNREKITYGSRTPNEPWLFGNADISYGKNDVFGGKANRIQMNYYIQFVNNYSLSWSKLGDSSTKDYIPEQYIHNISLTYSLANNKYNITAEGRNITDQIAYDVFKQQKPGRSFYLKFRYYLHATN
- a CDS encoding DUF4374 domain-containing protein, which translates into the protein MLKSITKNISLLAIVTISLASCSKSSPDVKVPDASDGNFALKYSTDNGSFMLPVKDLMSGTISPIGTGTDVTSMFPWEENVIQKGKYFYSIDPNAAKFGKYSFEDGVLKTVQVIPFTNLTALYIGWHSWLDNDRLAIGPRNSNEYAIINTSTMQVEVSGTITSETQIPKDHNMRIYAFLPQGNKVVLGYCLYNNISKVSYDTTYTAVVDYPSFKNFKTTGKDARSAPMGPVRNGYFHKFKENGYTYLQTYTMSALGGGKNLPTGFYRIKDGEDHLDPNYFFNISQYRGGDNQLGVEYLGNGKALLISAHDTKNNVKEWNDWWYAAMWEYLIVDVNTQKIVKKLDFPLVSNSRSAVVVNGNAYIAVNDPTADAIYIWEYNPTTDKLTKGAKIIGGDADTPILYNLN